A single genomic interval of Halorubrum aethiopicum harbors:
- a CDS encoding tyrosine-type recombinase/integrase, translating to MKLPEEPGDFNPTAAGEYWINKRKIDHTDNTIRSNQKDLDPFLMWCNEHDINRVGDLTEWKIEQYEDYAHARDDWSAITIKNKLQTLKQFLRFLGEKGAFDGYLHPAVTVPDLDRSQEVNTEKWDKTDALPQIRFMRNSPKWYGTFEHAVTEIAWFTGRRVQAIAGLDLSDYTRDPDEEDPADGPYLDFKHRADEGTGLKNKLDSEDPVEISDDVADVLDHYIARERNDKRDENGREPLLTTRQGRASIGKIRGAIYLATQPCIRIACPHGENAKKCEYRKRDHASKCPSSRSPHRIRTGSIQWQLDQGIAPEDVSDRVDASVDTIRRHYDVPDDREKMENRRRKYTGVLEDSIDEADESTEQTQSEQGDDDSDASSDPSTTL from the coding sequence TTGAAGCTCCCAGAAGAGCCGGGAGATTTCAACCCCACCGCCGCGGGAGAGTACTGGATCAACAAGCGAAAAATTGACCACACTGATAACACGATTCGCTCAAATCAGAAGGATCTTGACCCATTCCTGATGTGGTGTAACGAGCACGACATCAACCGAGTTGGCGATCTGACGGAGTGGAAAATCGAACAGTACGAAGACTATGCACACGCACGTGACGACTGGAGCGCAATCACGATTAAGAACAAGCTCCAGACGTTGAAGCAATTCCTTCGATTCCTCGGTGAGAAGGGAGCATTCGACGGGTACCTTCATCCAGCCGTCACTGTCCCCGATCTGGATCGTAGTCAAGAGGTGAATACAGAGAAGTGGGACAAGACGGACGCCCTTCCGCAGATTCGATTTATGCGGAATTCTCCGAAGTGGTATGGAACGTTCGAACACGCAGTGACAGAAATTGCGTGGTTCACGGGCCGGCGAGTCCAGGCCATCGCCGGTCTAGATCTCAGCGATTATACCCGGGACCCAGACGAGGAAGATCCCGCTGACGGCCCATACCTCGACTTCAAGCATCGGGCAGATGAGGGAACGGGCCTCAAGAACAAACTTGATAGTGAAGACCCAGTCGAAATCTCCGACGACGTCGCCGACGTCCTTGACCACTACATCGCTCGGGAACGGAATGATAAGCGAGACGAAAATGGACGTGAGCCGCTGTTGACCACTCGGCAGGGGCGAGCAAGCATAGGGAAGATTCGGGGAGCGATCTATCTCGCTACCCAGCCCTGCATCCGAATCGCGTGTCCACACGGTGAGAACGCAAAGAAGTGCGAGTACCGCAAGCGGGATCACGCCAGCAAGTGCCCCAGCTCGCGGTCGCCCCACCGAATTCGAACTGGGTCGATCCAGTGGCAGCTAGACCAAGGAATCGCCCCCGAAGACGTATCAGATCGAGTCGACGCGAGCGTGGATACGATTCGACGACACTACGACGTTCCCGACGACCGCGAGAAAATGGAGAATCGTCGCCGGAAATACACTGGGGTCCTCGAAGACTCGATAGACGAAGCCGATGAGTCCACAGAGCAGACTCAGTCTGAGCAAGGTGACGACGACTCAGACGCCAGTTCCGATCCCTCAACTACACTATGA
- a CDS encoding DUF7845 domain-containing protein — MPSTPDATIGTLPDPRLEERVAPRPAAHGAAVQAVFNDAARDLPVYSAVHQLWYDVVGDRDQEPGVVLEVDHDDLPWLEAPTPDREWVVVLSSSRWKAGTGTGDDYSAYYKYDLTLRERDENGDLYKTGKACSLRVVPQFSDLNYKDGNSLTLQYGEGTLVRCSTTWADTADEVEGQMLDVLERVLDVDRGRLLTDRDADSRRIAKAEAHHRFDIGWKRQVVETIDQTRELIAYGGMSEIEAHQLRQREGYLEALLDADRWHLLGFERTTYDIELKCYQAAGWADIPREDPAHHPKLEASFAGVDGDGALPHVDDWEEVMSVLRSIVSAHLDWSGVGRDELVADDYQPGPASPEYRYRHPAGRREQLRERFESVSTEIHREALKANTRAVYDILRVVATESGASYDTLEERTGLARSTIRYHVTRLVDVGVAEKVSNPVLVVFPSLAVLEEAEDILRTIYPDDQVDDMKERAEKRRDRREERDDPGTVDDQEESDDQADEAGDGDRGRSEWAYFEDLSLKPHQLATALEREYLDGDEVRVRTDRRTWVE; from the coding sequence ATGCCCTCGACGCCCGATGCGACGATCGGGACACTTCCCGATCCGCGCCTCGAGGAGCGCGTCGCTCCCCGGCCCGCCGCACATGGGGCGGCCGTTCAGGCCGTCTTCAACGACGCGGCTCGAGACCTCCCCGTGTACTCGGCGGTCCACCAGCTGTGGTACGACGTCGTCGGCGATCGCGACCAAGAGCCCGGCGTCGTCCTCGAGGTCGACCACGACGATCTCCCGTGGCTCGAGGCTCCGACGCCCGACCGCGAGTGGGTCGTCGTCCTCTCCTCGAGTCGATGGAAGGCCGGCACCGGGACGGGAGATGACTACTCGGCGTACTACAAGTACGACCTCACGCTCCGCGAGCGCGACGAGAACGGAGACCTGTACAAGACCGGGAAGGCGTGTTCGCTCCGCGTCGTACCACAGTTCTCCGATCTCAACTACAAGGACGGGAACAGCCTCACGCTACAGTACGGCGAGGGAACGCTCGTGCGCTGTTCGACGACGTGGGCCGATACCGCCGACGAGGTCGAGGGACAGATGCTCGATGTCCTCGAGCGCGTCCTCGACGTCGACCGCGGCCGGCTCCTCACCGATCGCGACGCCGACTCTCGGCGCATCGCGAAAGCCGAGGCGCACCATCGGTTCGATATCGGGTGGAAGCGCCAGGTCGTCGAGACGATCGACCAGACTCGCGAGCTGATCGCGTACGGCGGCATGTCCGAGATCGAGGCGCACCAGCTCCGTCAGCGCGAGGGATACCTCGAGGCGCTCCTCGACGCCGATCGCTGGCACCTCCTCGGATTCGAGCGGACGACCTACGACATCGAACTGAAATGCTACCAGGCCGCCGGCTGGGCCGACATTCCGCGGGAAGACCCGGCGCACCATCCGAAGCTCGAGGCGTCGTTCGCCGGCGTCGACGGCGACGGAGCGCTCCCGCACGTCGACGACTGGGAGGAGGTCATGTCGGTGCTCCGGTCGATCGTCTCGGCTCACCTCGACTGGTCCGGCGTCGGTCGCGACGAGCTCGTCGCCGACGACTATCAGCCCGGTCCCGCGAGCCCGGAGTACCGGTACCGCCACCCGGCCGGTCGTCGCGAGCAACTCCGTGAGCGCTTCGAAAGCGTCTCCACGGAGATCCACCGCGAGGCGTTGAAGGCTAACACGCGCGCGGTTTACGACATCCTCCGCGTCGTCGCGACCGAGTCCGGTGCGTCCTACGATACGCTCGAGGAACGGACGGGGCTCGCCCGGTCGACGATCCGGTACCACGTGACCCGGCTCGTCGACGTCGGCGTCGCCGAGAAGGTCTCGAATCCGGTGCTCGTCGTGTTCCCGTCGCTCGCGGTTCTCGAGGAGGCCGAAGACATCCTCCGGACGATCTACCCGGACGACCAGGTAGACGACATGAAGGAGCGCGCCGAGAAGCGGCGCGACCGTCGCGAGGAACGCGACGATCCGGGCACCGTCGACGACCAGGAGGAAAGTGACGACCAGGCCGACGAGGCCGGCGACGGAGATCGTGGTCGTTCCGAGTGGGCGTACTTCGAGGACCTCTCGTTGAAGCCGCACCAGCTCGCGACCGCGCTCGAGCGCGAGTACCTGGACGGTGACGAGGTCCGCGTGCGGACGGATCGTCGGACCTGGGTCGAGTAG
- a CDS encoding 2'-5' RNA ligase family protein, with translation MSDIYSIWLQPDQDSNEYHRLSELIDHYSQRYDDAPIFAPHTTLLGGLSDDQDTITETTRTLAQEHEPFEVSFPRVHCSTTRYQCVFLLVEPVLELLSLYEDAVGAFEAGSEMYVPHLSLIYSDMSLQERLELVEDIKSESMPGTALLDTLVVVETTGDAKEWETIAEYEL, from the coding sequence ATGTCTGATATCTATTCGATTTGGCTCCAGCCGGATCAGGACTCCAATGAATACCATCGCTTGAGTGAATTGATCGACCACTACTCACAACGATACGACGACGCGCCGATCTTCGCGCCCCACACTACTCTTCTCGGTGGGCTGTCCGATGATCAGGATACGATCACTGAGACCACGCGAACTCTCGCTCAAGAGCATGAACCGTTCGAAGTCTCCTTTCCCCGCGTTCACTGCTCAACGACGAGGTACCAGTGCGTCTTTCTGTTGGTAGAACCGGTTCTGGAGCTTCTGTCCCTCTATGAGGACGCCGTAGGAGCGTTCGAAGCTGGCAGTGAGATGTACGTCCCTCACCTGAGCCTCATTTACAGCGATATGAGCCTCCAAGAGCGATTGGAGCTGGTTGAAGATATCAAGTCGGAGTCGATGCCTGGTACGGCTCTTCTCGACACGCTCGTCGTTGTGGAGACCACGGGAGACGCCAAAGAGTGGGAGACGATCGCGGAGTACGAGCTCTGA
- a CDS encoding beta strand repeat-containing protein, protein MTNDTDTDADDEEERYRELIAWLKATLVSYLARVRGAISQSVDEIAPQLRGTVSSIHVPAGAVKPLLLAGVLLVAAIAVPAAPFGSGDTGPSVEPETGNTTVDDETPSATPETLEPSGTADESDTGDEQPTYRQVVTSRVEAPGTAPAAPKQIQTSAGSQTMAVTTGVVDGEPAIILEDDRTHDGRWVAIDTSWFEQHLGQVPARAYIDHETNGSYSAPIRVQGGSAAFYVEGFSSNTVTFDGELQVSAESATDGDTITYEAPNGGENLSVELTGVENTKQMSTSSTVSGSESLTATVGGTTAPRNEEVTLTGVETTASGSASLGTLSNGGSTTVDVGGNQPATDESVTLTGVETTASGSASLGTLSDGSSTGVSVGGNVDAEGESVTLTGVETTSSGSTSGSLADGASDSFDIGGNQAPTSESVTLTGDTTTQSRSESGTITGSGSATISGVGGSVSHSDATVDLSNPQAQSISRFDQVYVATDDSTDLEFTAEASGQLDSIIVDLNNNDIYGSEPAQYFEILQDGQSLGTTETIETSSGSGITTETFDSGDLPVSLDSGPFTVRMYAVGDSASRIGDGSSGGDIVLSFAAPSEATVDGTTISPTGSTTVPISDGSNTIPISVDGSVNYDVSWTETDAPTDLSVDVGSSTITHSGPLDGSITRDVDLSRGSESISASYSGASSGLSYDASWTEVTATEDPSVSLGSGTASYNGILTQGETTTVSGGDLSPGSNSVSVSTNGGSEVTADASWTAVTATEDPSVTLGGSTVSHSSILSQGETVTLSGGDLSPGSNSVSVSTNGGSEVTADASWTAVTATEDPTVTVDGQTVSYAGVLGDGETYSESVDLSTGSQSLDISTGGDVDTAVSWTEVTETIDPTVSLNGNAMSHDGVVAEGETVTLSGEDAWIQEGTNTVDIALNDSSLIAGSPIPKVGVSLSHDIRESRTVSYSAEAFSERYSVSKSWTENTSNATLTIPWASDSVIAVRDVSVEYTDESGTTPSPRPTPDYELTNGSVVVDLGDVEGGWTTTVTANGSKVQVEGAEMTVLEPTDQGEDLNSRIRLSNPSDDVYLRVGETAQGGQLHYLANTSWDSSEATQFTGRGVNEMRIPNAPDNGETAIRTLPLAFDVNTGAIDVDIPDGRLSETEPVYRVSPGQRTGDDYDVTHLNATDGQPYVLWDETDEIVLDQGIASSPLTLSTEDTEGTRIIQFREDDGTAGGSGGGGSSGFVGGGGGGPMVTSSSPFNGFSGLRGLLPGTDVFVFGLAGLFGLAVISRRTGLFDEGTRSDAAADAAIGVASRAGGLLERVFDNEIVLAALTLGGGVWLLTSGAFTATERLIISAGSVPVGMFLVLQQFDSFDFRIWAGSTAVVAVLGIWQLAPETFTTIAEEAGVIIVVGAVLLGWRALSAWRAEASTPDNVTRLEIDAREDDDG, encoded by the coding sequence ATGACTAATGACACGGATACGGACGCCGACGACGAAGAGGAACGATATCGCGAGCTGATCGCGTGGCTGAAAGCGACGCTAGTCTCGTACCTGGCGCGGGTTCGAGGCGCGATTTCACAGTCGGTCGACGAGATCGCGCCGCAGCTCCGCGGGACGGTCTCGAGCATCCACGTACCGGCGGGTGCGGTGAAGCCGCTGCTGCTCGCCGGCGTGCTGCTCGTGGCCGCGATCGCGGTGCCGGCCGCGCCGTTCGGAAGCGGCGACACCGGTCCCAGCGTGGAACCCGAGACCGGGAACACGACGGTCGATGACGAGACACCGTCGGCGACGCCCGAAACATTGGAACCGAGCGGCACAGCTGACGAGTCCGATACCGGTGACGAGCAGCCGACGTATCGGCAGGTGGTGACGAGCCGGGTCGAGGCACCCGGTACGGCACCGGCCGCGCCGAAGCAAATTCAGACCTCGGCCGGTAGTCAGACGATGGCTGTGACAACGGGCGTCGTCGACGGCGAGCCGGCGATCATTCTCGAGGACGACCGCACGCACGATGGTCGCTGGGTGGCGATCGACACGTCGTGGTTCGAACAGCATCTCGGACAGGTGCCGGCTCGTGCCTACATCGACCACGAGACGAACGGGAGCTACTCGGCTCCGATCCGCGTTCAGGGCGGCTCGGCAGCGTTCTACGTCGAAGGCTTCTCGAGCAACACGGTGACCTTCGACGGCGAGCTCCAGGTGAGCGCCGAGTCGGCGACCGACGGCGACACGATCACCTACGAAGCACCGAACGGCGGCGAGAACCTCTCGGTCGAACTGACCGGCGTCGAGAACACAAAACAGATGTCGACCTCGTCGACCGTTTCGGGAAGCGAGTCACTTACCGCGACCGTCGGCGGGACGACTGCGCCGCGGAACGAAGAGGTGACGCTGACGGGTGTTGAGACGACTGCGTCGGGCTCAGCCTCGCTCGGCACACTCTCGAATGGCGGGAGCACGACCGTCGATGTCGGTGGGAACCAGCCGGCGACCGACGAGAGCGTGACGCTGACCGGCGTCGAGACGACCGCGTCGGGCTCGGCCTCGCTTGGAACGCTCTCGGACGGCTCAAGCACGGGCGTCTCGGTCGGCGGCAACGTCGACGCGGAGGGCGAGTCGGTCACGCTCACGGGGGTCGAGACGACGTCGAGCGGGTCGACGAGCGGGTCGCTCGCGGACGGTGCGAGCGACTCATTCGACATCGGTGGGAACCAGGCTCCTACCTCGGAGTCGGTCACGCTCACGGGAGACACCACAACACAGTCGCGGAGTGAATCCGGGACGATCACGGGTTCGGGCTCGGCGACGATCTCGGGAGTCGGCGGGAGTGTGAGTCACTCCGACGCGACGGTCGACCTATCGAACCCACAGGCGCAAAGCATCAGCAGATTTGACCAAGTCTACGTTGCTACAGACGACTCCACCGACTTAGAATTTACCGCAGAGGCATCTGGACAGCTTGATTCAATTATTGTTGACCTGAATAATAATGACATTTATGGTAGTGAACCGGCACAATACTTTGAAATTCTCCAGGACGGCCAATCACTCGGAACCACCGAAACAATCGAGACAAGCTCGGGGTCGGGCATTACGACCGAAACGTTCGACTCGGGCGACTTACCAGTTTCATTAGATTCTGGACCGTTCACCGTTCGGATGTACGCGGTGGGTGATAGCGCAAGCCGCATCGGTGACGGAAGCTCCGGCGGAGATATTGTCTTATCGTTCGCAGCACCGAGTGAGGCGACTGTCGACGGCACCACGATCTCCCCGACTGGCTCGACGACAGTCCCGATCTCGGACGGTTCAAACACGATCCCGATTAGCGTGGATGGGTCAGTAAATTATGATGTATCATGGACGGAGACGGACGCTCCGACCGATCTCTCCGTCGATGTGGGGTCGTCAACGATAACGCACTCGGGACCGCTCGACGGATCGATCACTCGGGACGTGGACCTCTCGAGAGGGTCCGAATCGATCTCCGCGAGTTACTCCGGGGCATCGAGCGGGCTCAGTTATGACGCCTCATGGACGGAGGTGACGGCGACGGAGGACCCGTCGGTCTCTCTCGGCTCCGGGACCGCGTCCTACAACGGAATCCTCACACAGGGAGAGACGACGACGGTCTCTGGTGGTGACCTCTCTCCCGGTTCGAACTCCGTGAGCGTCTCGACGAACGGCGGCTCGGAAGTCACCGCCGACGCGTCGTGGACAGCCGTCACCGCGACCGAGGACCCGTCAGTCACGCTCGGCGGGTCGACGGTCTCCCACTCGAGTATCCTCTCACAAGGAGAGACAGTCACTCTCTCCGGGGGCGATCTCTCCCCCGGCTCGAACTCGGTGAGTGTCTCGACGAACGGTGGCTCGGAAGTCACGGCTGACGCCTCGTGGACGGCCGTCACCGCGACCGAGGACCCGACAGTGACGGTCGACGGACAGACCGTCTCATACGCCGGCGTCCTCGGCGACGGCGAGACGTACTCCGAGTCGGTCGACCTCTCGACCGGCTCACAGTCGCTCGACATCTCCACCGGCGGCGATGTCGACACCGCTGTCTCGTGGACCGAAGTGACCGAGACGATCGACCCGACCGTCTCGCTCAACGGCAACGCGATGTCGCACGACGGCGTCGTCGCCGAAGGCGAAACGGTGACACTGAGCGGAGAGGATGCGTGGATCCAGGAAGGAACGAACACAGTCGACATCGCGCTAAACGACAGCTCGCTGATCGCAGGATCACCGATCCCGAAAGTCGGCGTGAGCCTCTCACACGACATCCGCGAGAGCCGCACCGTCTCGTACTCCGCTGAGGCCTTCTCCGAGCGGTACTCGGTCTCGAAGTCGTGGACGGAGAACACGTCGAACGCGACGCTCACCATCCCGTGGGCCTCCGACAGCGTGATCGCCGTGCGGGATGTCTCCGTCGAGTACACCGACGAGAGCGGGACGACGCCGAGCCCGCGGCCGACGCCCGACTACGAGCTGACGAACGGCTCGGTCGTCGTCGACCTCGGCGATGTCGAAGGTGGGTGGACCACGACCGTCACGGCGAACGGCTCGAAGGTTCAGGTCGAGGGCGCGGAGATGACCGTCCTCGAGCCGACCGACCAAGGCGAGGACCTGAATTCCAGAATCCGGCTCTCGAACCCGTCAGACGACGTCTACCTCCGTGTCGGGGAGACGGCACAGGGCGGCCAGCTCCACTATCTCGCGAATACGTCGTGGGACAGCTCCGAAGCGACCCAATTCACGGGACGCGGCGTGAACGAGATGCGGATCCCGAACGCGCCGGATAACGGCGAGACGGCGATCCGGACGCTCCCGCTCGCGTTCGATGTCAACACCGGCGCGATCGACGTAGACATCCCGGACGGCCGGCTCTCCGAGACGGAGCCTGTCTACCGCGTCAGTCCGGGTCAGCGGACCGGAGACGACTACGACGTGACGCATCTGAACGCCACGGACGGACAACCGTACGTCCTGTGGGACGAAACCGACGAGATCGTCCTCGATCAGGGGATCGCATCGAGTCCGCTCACGCTGTCGACCGAGGACACGGAAGGCACGCGGATCATCCAGTTCCGCGAGGACGACGGTACCGCTGGCGGCTCTGGAGGCGGCGGGAGTTCCGGGTTCGTCGGCGGTGGTGGCGGTGGTCCGATGGTGACGAGTTCGTCACCGTTCAACGGCTTTAGCGGGCTCCGAGGCCTGCTGCCGGGAACTGACGTGTTCGTGTTCGGACTCGCCGGACTCTTCGGTCTCGCCGTGATCTCGCGGCGGACGGGGCTGTTCGACGAGGGGACCCGCAGCGATGCGGCCGCGGACGCGGCGATCGGCGTGGCGTCACGAGCGGGCGGGCTCCTCGAGCGCGTCTTCGACAACGAGATCGTGCTCGCCGCGCTGACGCTCGGCGGTGGGGTGTGGTTGCTCACGTCGGGGGCGTTCACCGCCACCGAGCGGCTGATCATCTCGGCGGGGAGCGTCCCAGTCGGGATGTTCCTCGTGCTCCAGCAGTTCGACTCGTTCGACTTCCGGATCTGGGCCGGCTCGACCGCGGTAGTCGCAGTGCTGGGCATCTGGCAGCTCGCGCCGGAGACGTTCACGACGATCGCCGAGGAGGCGGGCGTGATCATCGTGGTTGGCGCGGTGCTGCTCGGCTGGCGAGCACTGTCGGCGTGGCGCGCGGAGGCGTCGACGCCGGACAACGTGACGCGCCTCGAGATCGACGCTCGAGAGGACGACGATGGCTGA
- a CDS encoding AbrB/MazE/SpoVT family DNA-binding domain-containing protein, with amino-acid sequence MGIQDRFADCRTAQEGDGSVTVTIPRPIAEEWEIEQGDQIPFFAEEGSDTAEIRRPGTSSN; translated from the coding sequence ATGGGAATCCAGGACCGGTTCGCCGACTGTCGGACCGCTCAGGAAGGAGACGGCAGCGTCACGGTGACGATCCCGCGACCGATCGCGGAGGAGTGGGAGATCGAACAGGGAGATCAGATCCCGTTCTTCGCCGAAGAGGGCTCGGATACGGCGGAGATCCGTCGACCTGGTACATCGTCCAATTAA
- a CDS encoding DUF4188 domain-containing protein, whose amino-acid sequence MSNNDNPGSIPIEQKVAADRSEEFVVFHIGVRINTFWKFHRWLPIVLIAPRMVRELASDPESGLLGSRTVVGPGIRNLGFIQYWDSFDALRDYARDSDYLHLSAWQEYYEDGTKEDAAVGIWHETYVIDPDEYETVYNNMPPHGLGACDDTEIVPASDQRNTAAGRIGHTDGTDSPLQQSAEDGTAATPRVD is encoded by the coding sequence ATGTCTAACAACGATAATCCAGGCTCGATCCCGATAGAACAGAAAGTCGCGGCAGACCGGTCCGAGGAGTTCGTCGTGTTCCATATCGGCGTTCGTATCAACACATTTTGGAAATTTCACCGATGGCTGCCGATCGTTTTGATCGCACCTCGGATGGTCCGAGAGCTCGCTTCGGATCCAGAGTCAGGTCTCCTCGGAAGCCGGACCGTCGTTGGACCAGGGATCCGAAACCTCGGGTTCATCCAGTACTGGGATTCCTTTGATGCTCTTCGCGATTACGCGCGCGACAGCGATTATCTACATCTATCCGCCTGGCAAGAGTACTACGAGGACGGGACAAAAGAGGACGCCGCAGTCGGGATCTGGCACGAGACCTACGTGATCGACCCTGATGAGTACGAAACAGTGTATAACAACATGCCGCCGCACGGTTTGGGAGCTTGCGACGACACTGAGATCGTTCCAGCGTCGGACCAGCGGAATACGGCAGCCGGCCGAATCGGACATACTGATGGGACCGACTCGCCACTCCAACAGTCAGCAGAAGATGGTACGGCGGCCACACCGAGAGTGGATTAA
- a CDS encoding DUF2798 domain-containing protein has protein sequence MAFFMSLTIALALRVLLDGIGPGFVGAWLQTATIAFIVAWPAAVVFFPVVNTIVDRLFLLATGESQQAIGSKSKTE, from the coding sequence ATGGCGTTCTTCATGAGTCTCACCATCGCACTGGCGCTAAGAGTACTGCTTGATGGAATCGGGCCGGGATTCGTTGGTGCCTGGCTACAGACGGCCACGATCGCGTTTATCGTTGCGTGGCCGGCAGCTGTCGTGTTTTTCCCTGTCGTGAACACGATTGTAGATCGGCTGTTTCTATTGGCTACCGGCGAGTCCCAGCAGGCGATCGGTAGTAAGTCGAAGACTGAGTAA
- a CDS encoding MBL fold metallo-hydrolase — protein MKVTILADNTVATGIPKGLRGEWGFAAGIDDVLFDTGQSTAALNNARLLDISTDFDDIVLSHAHYDHTKGLEPFLDPHERPTVYCHPDIWNARFIREPADGRTLNEPIHIGVPYSRAEVETGAEIVEHRDPVEVSDGVFALGEVPRLHADNPVHLREEDGELVKDSVPDDQSVAVKTTDGTALVLGCCHAGLQNTIEHAETVTGQEVRYVIGGTHLVARDADEIHELADWLDGKLDVFAGTHCTGFQAEKIFSERLPGPFRSVGVGSSIELPPKI, from the coding sequence ATGAAGGTCACAATTCTGGCCGATAACACGGTCGCAACGGGGATTCCGAAAGGCCTCCGTGGCGAGTGGGGATTCGCAGCCGGAATCGACGACGTGCTGTTCGACACCGGCCAGTCCACCGCCGCCCTCAACAACGCACGGCTGCTCGACATCAGCACCGACTTCGACGACATCGTATTGAGCCACGCGCACTACGATCACACTAAAGGGCTCGAGCCGTTCCTTGACCCGCATGAGAGGCCGACCGTTTACTGCCATCCTGATATCTGGAACGCTCGATTCATTCGAGAACCGGCGGACGGGAGGACTTTGAACGAACCGATTCACATTGGAGTTCCCTATTCTCGTGCGGAAGTGGAAACAGGCGCTGAAATAGTCGAACACCGCGACCCTGTGGAGGTGAGCGACGGAGTGTTCGCACTCGGTGAAGTTCCCCGACTCCACGCTGATAATCCCGTCCACCTGCGCGAGGAAGACGGTGAGCTGGTCAAGGATTCAGTGCCCGACGATCAATCGGTCGCAGTCAAAACGACCGATGGGACGGCGCTCGTGCTCGGATGCTGTCACGCAGGCCTTCAAAATACCATCGAACATGCTGAAACGGTCACTGGCCAGGAAGTCCGTTACGTCATCGGCGGAACACATCTCGTCGCCCGTGACGCCGACGAAATCCACGAACTAGCGGATTGGCTAGACGGCAAACTCGACGTGTTCGCCGGGACGCACTGTACCGGTTTCCAAGCCGAGAAGATCTTCTCGGAACGGCTCCCTGGTCCATTCCGCTCTGTCGGTGTCGGGAGTTCGATTGAATTGCCGCCGAAGATCTGA
- a CDS encoding winged helix-turn-helix transcriptional regulator, which yields MASLDETDIEILRLLSHNARRTITDIAEEVDMSGPAVADRIDRLQEAGVINRFTVDIDRTQLKAGAQVFVQLNPGDSFDQLRARLDESDAVEHVMVTAGGELWFNARVEVHNVNPWIRGLLKPAENTEYTVTLIDEIEWQPSIDGTDFALTCVECGNTVDSEGESEWIDDRMYHFCCSTCQHQFKDQLNQLKEGV from the coding sequence ATGGCATCCCTAGACGAGACTGACATCGAAATTCTGCGGCTCCTCAGTCACAATGCCCGTCGAACGATTACCGACATCGCCGAGGAAGTGGACATGTCCGGCCCTGCCGTAGCCGACCGTATCGACCGGTTACAGGAGGCGGGGGTTATCAACCGATTCACTGTCGATATCGACCGAACACAACTCAAAGCCGGCGCACAGGTTTTCGTCCAGCTCAATCCGGGAGACTCATTCGACCAACTCCGGGCCCGTCTTGACGAATCCGACGCGGTGGAACACGTGATGGTCACTGCCGGTGGGGAACTCTGGTTTAACGCTCGAGTAGAGGTACACAACGTTAATCCGTGGATTCGCGGCCTTCTCAAACCAGCTGAGAACACCGAATACACCGTGACTCTCATCGACGAGATTGAATGGCAACCCTCGATCGACGGGACGGATTTTGCACTCACTTGCGTGGAATGTGGAAACACCGTCGATAGCGAGGGAGAGTCCGAATGGATAGACGACCGTATGTATCACTTCTGTTGTTCCACCTGCCAGCACCAATTCAAAGACCAGTTGAACCAACTCAAAGAAGGTGTCTGA